TGGCTGTGGGTATATCCAGCATGTCCCCTGACCCTGGACACCTCTTCTCTTACCAGGCGTCCTCATGGAGGTCATAGATGCTTCCATTGCTCAGCAGCAGCCCATCTTTCAGCCACTGTACTGAGGGCAGGGGGCAGTGGGGTCCCGAAACCACCAAGGCTGTGCAATTCAGTGTGACCATGCTGCCCAGGGCAGGCCCCAGGACCTGGTTTCCAGATGGGGACAGGAAGTCAGGGGCCTTGTCGCAGGCTCCTGCAGAAAGAGGACCCAGTGGGTTACCTGTGCCTGTGATGCCAGCCTCCCACTGTGCACAGATGGTCGGTGGGCCAGGAAAAAACCATGGAGGCCAGCGGCACATGCTGCTCAGTAACCACACCGTGTCCATCCACAAGTCCTGGGGGCCAGGGCCTGGCCCTTGGCACATCTCCTCCCAACAGCAGCTGGTTCTTACGTGTTCTGCCTGCCCTGGATGTGGCTGCCCTGTCCTCAGAGAGGATTTCAGTGTGGAAGGCAGTGGCCAGAGTCATGGCTGAggtgaccccacccccaccccagcccagcagGACCCACCCAGCTGCCTGTGTGCCCAGGACTGGAACCAGCACACATTTTCTGTGTGCACCCGTGGCCCACTCTGTGACGTCGAGGCCCTGACCCCTCAGCTGGACAGTGGTGACttgggagacttgggttgggcATGCCAGCACCTTCTACCTGGTAGAAAGTTGGGGTTCCAGGACCCTCTACGCATAGCCACGGGCAAGCATTCTCACCTCCCTTAGACCTGAACTTCCTTGTCCACCCAAGCCGGCCGTCAAAGAAGAAAGCCATCATCTTGGCAGTGAGGTCTCCCAGTAGCCCACATCTACCCACCCAATCCCCAATGGCCCCCCATCGGTGCCCACTCCCAGTATCCCTGGGCTTTACCGACCCCCCAtgagcaggagaggaggagggcccATTTTAACCACACTGCAGCGTGGAGCCAGCCTGGGGCAGGAGGTGGAGTGGAGCCCATGCCCACCCCTCTCTGACCGTCTACCTGCCATGGTCTGGCTGGGGCCTCCTCGAGGCAGGCTGGACACTGGTGCCACCTCCAGCGCCACGGGGCTCCTTGGTCGAGCAGACTGATTCCCCAAGGGCTGAGCAAGATTCACTCTCTGTCCTTGTGGCCGGTCAGTCAGGGCACCAGGACGGGTCAGAGGCTGCCGCCATCCCCAGGAGTAAGTTAAACAAGAACAGGATGAGTTAACGTGTAACTCTGGCCTCGGAAGCACTGCCTCTGCCCCAGCTGTCTTGCAGAAGCTGCAGAGCACCGGGCATGGCCTGGACTGAACTTCGTCTGCCCCAGGGATACCCAACGGCCCAGGATGGGCAGCACCCCTGGCACCCTTCCTGAGCCCAGGAGCTGGCCTGGTTCCCAGGTCCTCTGGGACAAGGCCGCCCCATACAGACAGGGGCTGTGTATGGCCGTACTCAGCCTGTACTGAGGCTCCAAGGGGCTGGGGGTTGTGAGTGCCTGGCAGCCTGACTGGGCCTCACTCCCAGCCTGGATGCAGCATGCACACAAGAACAAAACACTCAAGGCCAAGGTGTCAAGGCAGGAGGGGACACGGGGCTCAGGCTGGTCTCGGGGGCAGCCTTCCTTCCAGATCCTGTGTGGGCACCCCCACCCATTTGTCATCTTCAGACCACAGACTTTCGTCCACATTGTCCATCAGTTCTGCGAGGGAAACCCCCACCGACCCACAGGTGACCTTTCTCTCCCACGCAGGGTGGGACCACTGCCCGCCAGACAGGCagcagctacacacacacacctcttgaCACAAAAAGCTCTCAGTGACCTGGGCTGCCGGGCAGGGCAGTGAAGCCCGAGCTTCAGAGCCTTTGAGGACAGCCTCCTGGCTCCCGGGCCTCAGGTACCTGCTCCCTGGTGCCAGGCAGGTTCTCACTGAGCACCcagtcctctccctcctccctgtgAGTGGACGCACTGGGGCCTCGGCTCCTTCAGGCCCCTCCCCGCTCGCGGGCCCGTGAGGCTTTGTGGGGACGAGTTCCCCCAACTCCTTTTGCACGGGGGGGGCACCCAACGTGGACCCAGGGTCAGCTGGAGCCCCTGCCTTGGCTGGGCTGGGACTTCCTCACAAACGGGTGAAGCACAGGTTCCCTCCCAGCAGGCGGGGGCAGAGGGTCCTGCCAGGAGCCATCTGGAGTGGAGGCCAGCTGGGGAGGTCCCTGAAGCAGAACTGTGGGGGCCTGGGCAGCTCGCACCCCCGACCCAGACCAGCAGGTCCAGGGCAACGTCAGCCATGGCCCCTTGGCCTCCACACGCTCACACACCTCTGACCCCTGGAAAGTCAACCTAGGAGGCTTCTGGAAGTTAAGGCCAAACCACATGGCCAGGTGACAGGTATCCCCCTGCACACCATGCCCAGTAACCCCCCTACaaccctccctctcctctgcacACTCTCTGTGTGGTACACCCACCccctgcacatgcacacactcccCACACCTCTGACACTATGGTGGTCCGCATACCTGGCACACAGCACACACTTGCAAAGTTCCCCAGGGCACACCGCCAAGAGCACCTGTGTacaccccacaccacacacaccgcTCCTCACACCCACCCTCGGCCTCCCATCACCCCTCACCCTCTCACAGGCACACTTGCCCcaggcacacacgtgcacacacaagCTGCATGCTCTGCAGGCCTCCCCTCACAGGCCTGATTTTGAGGGCAGGCCTCAGGCGGGGAAAGGCATCTGAGGACAGCGACGCAGGCTCACGCTAAGCAGGGAAGGCATGAAGTCACCTGGTTCCAGCTCTTTCCTCCTGAGGAGGGGATGCCTGTCACTGAGGTCATTGACGTGAGCTGGGATGCAATCGCTTTGCTCAGCTGGGCCCCCGGCCCAGTCTAAAGCGGCACAGCGGCCCCGGATGCATCGCCAAGCACCGCGGGACCTGGCtcttgtttgtgtgttttaatcAGAAGTTTCCCCGTAGCTTCCTGGCTTTGCAGTCACATCCTCTCCTAAACCTAAACCCCACCCAGGCTCCCCTCCTCCCCGGCGGGCTGGCGGGCAGTTGGTGGTTCTCCCCGCCAGCCCCGCCTGCCCCAGTCTTCCTGTAACTCTGAGTCAAGCGGCTCCTTCCTCTGGGGCCCGCCCCAGTCCACTGTGGCCCCGGCCTTCCCTTCTCAGGCTAGGTCTAGAAGGCCAGGGCCCATGGTGATATGTGGGGGTCCTGGCCAGCAGACCCCCAATCAGGGCTGTCCCGCACACCAACGAGGAGCTGGGCAGCATGGCCCTGTGGTCCCGGCACCTGGAGAGGGCGAGCATCTCACCCCAGCGAGCATCTCGGACCTCGCCAATGATGGAACCTTGAGCAGGGCTCtccggcccctgccctggccacctCCAAGGTGTAGCCCCCAAACGGTGAGCAGTTACAAGGGGCTTGGGTTATCACGTTTACCGTAGCCCCCTTTTCTACATAAGGAAGCAGTCAGGAGGCCTCAGTGAGGCTCCCAGATCTGAGCCCAGGTCGGGGGCagcctgaggtcaccacagattCCTCTGCACCCTCACCCTAGACTGACCTGGCACTCTCGGCCCAGCACTGGTGGCTGATGGCCCTGCTCATGGAAATCAGGCAGGGTCCTTTGTGGCCCGGTCCCTGCTCTCACTGATGGGGCAGGGCCTTCCCCTGGAGCATTCTCATCCTACATCCTTAATCTGACCTTTTCCAAGGCGCCCTGCTCAAACACCCCCACCCCATGGCCCTCAGGGCCTTTGGATGATAGTGCATCTTGGGCTCAGGTCCCATAGACCCTGCCTGCGCGCCTTCCCCATTGAGCCGCAGCTCCTCCAGGGTGCCCCGGTGGGCCCTGAGGCTGAGTGAGCAACATAAGCACCTGATGGACAGGTTAATGGCCGCCGGCGGTCAGCGACCTGCCCAGAAGCACCCAGGCGGAGGCAAAGAGCTAGGTAGTCCCCGGTGTCCCCACCAGCCTTGCTGCCTCCCAGAGCTCCTGTCAGGTTGCCTGCCGCCCCACAAGCCCGCCGGCGTCACCGCCTCACACCCGCGACTGGGCGCCCCGCCGCCTCCGCTCACGGCCGGCGTCCCCGCCGCGTCCCCTAGGCCCCTTCCCCAGAGGGAAAAGAAACCCTCCGCGCCACAGGCGCTCCAGAGAACAGCCCGCGGAGCCGGAGCCCGCCCCCTGCACCGCCCACCGCGCTCGGCCGCGCGCCCCGCGGTTCCTAGAAAGCCCGGCCTCGCGCGGGCGCTCCGCCTCCCCCGGGCTCCACGTCCGCCCGGAGGCCCGGCCCGCGCCCGCTCCCTGACTCCACGCTCTGCCGTCTGGCCGGCTGCTTGGCACCCAGAGGGTCTGAGCGACCCCGTCATCTGAGACAGGCGGCCCTCTGCGCCTGGCGCGTGCTTCCTCCCCGGACGTCTCTCCCGAAGGAAAGAACCCGCCCAAAGGGCTGCGGCCTCGCCAGCCGAGAGGCCCCTGCTGCACCCCGCGCCCCCACACCGCACTCCCCGCCTTCCGGAGGGTGGGCCGGCCTCAGTACCCTGCCCTCCGGCTGCGGCGAGAGGGGCGAGGCGGGGCGCGTGCGGTTGGAGGGCGCGGAGGGCGGGCTCGCGGGGCCGCGCGGCGGGAGGTAGCTCCGCCCGGAGACAGGTGCGCGGCGGCGCCAGCAGGCTTCCCGGCCGGCGGCTCCCTGGGAGGCCTCAGGCCTGGGCTCCACTCTAGGGCGGAGGCGGGCCCCGCTCGCCGTGGCgctccttttcccttttctggCCGAGGGCCGCGGGCGGAGCGGGGAAAGCTGCCCTCGCCCCCGCAACCCCGAGGGGCCAGGACTGAGGTAAGCTCCGGCCACGGGCGCAGCGGGCCCGGCCCCGAGTCGGTTCCTGCGGAACCGCACCCGTCACAGCCCAGAGGCTCCGCGGTCGAAGAGGCGCCTCGGCTCCCCCAGGCTCCAGGCTCGGTCCTGGTTCCTGGGAGCCGAAAACCGCCACGCACTTCCGCCGACAGGAGCAGCGATCTCCACTCACCTGCGGCCCAGACTCGAGGCTCGCGAGGCCGCGAGGGCGGAGCGGCTCACCTGGGCCAGGTGCGCAGCGGCGACAGCCCCAGCGACGGCGGCAGGTGCGGCCCCGCCCAGCGGCCGGGGCGAGGGCGGACCCGTGTCTCACTTTGTGCCCGCAGGCTGGTTGGTGCTCAAAAATGTCCCGCGCTCAGCCCTGTGGAGCCGCGGCCTCCTGGCCTGGAGGCAGAGGCCAAACCGGCCCAACCAACCCGGACAGTCTTTGTGCCCCAGGGACTTCTTGGAAATTCCGCCGCCCCCAGGGGCACTGCGGCAGTTCGGCCTCTCCGCCCaagctcttcctcttcctccaggaagcccgcCTTGACTCCTGCCCCTAATAGGTGCAGGCACTCCTCATTTTTCCGTGGAAGCCCACGGAAAACCAGAGGAGAGCGGGAGGTTACTGCATTCCAGGCCTTTCCCcatctggacctcagtttcccagctaacgctgttgttcagtcgctaagtcaggtcCCACCCTTttctacctcatggactgcaacacaagtcaggctcccctgtcctccaccatctcccagaatttgttcagatacctgtccattgagttggtgacgctatctaaccatgtcatcatctgctgccttcttctccttttgccttcagtctttcccagcatcagagtcttttccaatgagtcagctcttcgcatcaagtggcccaagtattgaattttcagcttcagcaacagtccttccaacgaatatttagggttgatttcctttaggattgactggtgtgacctccttgcagtccaagggactctcaagagtcttctccagaaccacaatttgaaagcatcacttcctCAGTGCACAGTCTTCTGTATGGTCCaattcacatctgtacatgactactggaaaaaccattgctttgactgtgtggacctttatgggcaaagtaatatctctgctttttaatactccgTTCTAGGTttaccatagctttccttccacggaacaagcatcttttaattccatggctgcagtcaccgtccacagtgattttggagccccagaaaataaaatctgccacggtttccactttttcctcttctatttgccatgaagtgatgggactggataccattaagttctttgaatgttgagtttcaagtcagctttttcactctcctctttcaccctcatcaaaaggctctttagttcctctttgctttctgccgtttaagtggtatcatctgcatatctgaggttgcttttttctcccagcaatcttgattccagcctcgCATTctgcatgatggactctgcatataagttaaataagcagggtgacaatatacagccttgatataatcctttcccaattttgaaccagtcagttgtatgtctggttctaactgttgctttttgacctacatacagatttctcaggaggcaggtacagtggtctggtacttccatctcattaataattttccagtttgttgtgatccacacagtcaaaggttttagcatagtcagtgaagcagaagtagatgtttttctggaaggcccttgctttcttgatgacCCAAcaaatggcaatttgatctctggttcctctgtttcttcaaaacccagcttgtacatctggcagTTCTCAGTCcacgtactgctgaagtctagcttgaaggatctttagcataaccttgctagcatgtgaaaggattttgagtataaccttgctAACCCTGAGGGCAGACATAATGCACCAGAGACCCAGAAATCTACAGAAaagtttttattatagaaaattctGCTGGTTGAAGGGAGCCAGGGGGTGGGGCAAGATCTGGGGCCCAGGAGTCAGAGGGCAGCCCAGGAAAGAGTCCAGCCCCCTTGCACTGTGACTGCTCGGGAGCCCCTGCCGCTGCCCGCCCTCCCCCCCAGCTCTGGGGGGGCAGAGTCACTCAGAGTTCAAGTCGGGCAGTACCAAGCCTGAGACCTAACACATGGAACAGGCCTCGTAGACCACGGACGAGTGTGCAGTTTACAGACACCCCAAACACACAGGGGCTCCCAGGGCCCCCGCACGTAGTCGCATCTTCCTAAAGCTCCCCACACACAGCCAGCCAGGCTGGGGTAGGAGGCTGTGGTGGCAGCTCCTGAGTCCTGGGTCTCCGGGCACTGCCTGCTCCGGGTCCCCTACACGTCTGTGCTCCTGGAGCTGCAGCTGGAGACAGGAAAGGGGCTGAGTgggcccaccccagcccctccccacccccagccagcccTGCCTCTCCACCTCTTTTGCTCCAGTCTCTGGTACTTCTTCTTCAGGACTTCGTTCTTCACAGACTGTGGGACGTCAGGCACGAACCAGGCCGCAATGAGCTTGATGCATAAAGCCACGTGCTGGGCAGAGAGGGGAGGTCAGGAGGGCTGCGCAGGGACATCAAGGGTCGGAGAGCTGGCCCACTCCAGGGCCCCTGCCTGCTGGCTCACCTCGAAGAGGATGAGGAAGGCCAGGCGGATCGCCAGGAGGAACCAGTGCTGCTCCGAGAAGTTGGAGTCCTGAGCAGAGAAATAGTCCCGGTacctggggtggggagcagatgAGGTCAGGGGTCAGGAGTTCAAAGGGTGCTCACAGGGGGTGGGGGTCCGAACCTGCACTCAGTCACATTCTCCGAGCCCTCGATTTTGGCAGGATCCTGGAAGTCTTTGGTGTAGAACACGGACAGGCTGTGGTTGACATAGCCCGTGAAGCAGCTGTGGGCAGAGGACAGGAGCTTGGTGTGGCCCCTCAGGCTTCCAGGGTGCTGGCTCGAATCCGGCCCGACGTGGTGGGACCGTCAGGGTGGGCCGCAGTACAGACCCCCTCCTCCACCTCTGTATACGGGAGACAGGCCCTCGGGGAGGCTGAAGGGACTCGAAGGGGCTGGGGGAGCCTTCCTGGGAGAGACCCCTGGAGACCCAGCCCCACGCAGGGCTGGAGGAGCTGGATGAGGACAGTGCACAGACCCCACAAAGCATCTGACTTTGGAAGGGAAGCCGTTCCCATAGCACCTGCTCAGAAGATGGCTAGCTCTGGGACATCAATGCCCTCCTGGGGTCCCAGTCCGCACTCCCAGGCTCCACCCACGGTCTGCAGGTCAGCACAGGGCAGGGGCAGACCACCCCAGGAGAAACTGGCAGCATCGAGCCCTGCCCCGGGCTCCCCTGGGGTGGGGCCAGTTTCCCAGGGGCCTCTGGACAGTTTGAGACTCCCCCAGGGGCTGTGTGGCAGCGTCCCCTTACTCGACTTCAGACTGGGCCCCGCTCCGGCAGGGGCCATAGCGGTATTTGTACACCACGCGGGGGATGAACTCAGACGTGAAGGCGATGACCATCCCATTGGCGATGACCGCCAGTACACCAATGATCTCCAGCACCTGCAGCCAGGTCCCTGAGccacaggagggagggaggcccagTCTACCTACatgcctcctcccccagccccactgatTCCCCAAGGCTGGGAGCCCAGATGGCCAAGGGCGTTGTCACACTCATGCCTGTGGCGACTGCCAGGCCCCTGATGAGGACAGTCTTGGCCAAGGCCAGCGGAGGGCAAATGCCACTCTCCTGCACCCCGCTTCTTGACATGGACAAGGAGGGGCCAGGTCTCTATCCCCATGTTATGCTTGAACCTTTCAGCTGACCCCAGGCCTGCTCTGCCTCCTAGGTCCCCCTACCCGCTCACAGGGCAGGGGCAGACCCCCAGACTGGTCACGGGATGGTGGCCTTCCTCCCAGGTCTCTCTCCTACTGCCCTGCCAGTACTCCATCTCCTTGCTTCATCCCTGACCCCGTCCACCCCGGCCAGGCCAGCCGAGGTGACCCAGGTCCCTGCCCCAGCTTCCTGCTCTGAGAGTCCAGCCTTTTTGCACCAGCTTCCCATTGGCTCTGGCCCTTCAATCCGACTCGGGGGGCAGTAGGAGGCATGCCAGTCCCTCCTCTTCCTGGGGCCTGGGCTCAACCCCCAACCCAGGCAGACCCTGGGAAGGGCTGGGGGCCGCCGGGGGTGAGGACCCCTCTTGCCCCTAAGGCTTAGAGCCGGGGTTTCAGGGAGATTGGTGAGCTggccgccccgcccccagccggCCCCTGACCGATGTCCTTGGCCTTGCGTGGCACCAGGCGCCGCTGCAGTCGGACCATCTTGATGGCGTCCAGGCGGATCTCCACGAGGTTGCTGAAGAGCGCGAGCAGCGGGGCGAGCGGGAAGGCGGCCACGAAGATGGTGGTGAAGCCGTACTGGATCACTGCGGGTGGGGGCGGTCACCCTGCACTTCCTCACCGAGCCCCTCCGCCAGCCCCtcggcccccagccctgccccgcgTACTCATCTCCATGAACTCATCGAACAGGCTGAAGGTGTAGACCGGATTCAGGCGGTAGTTGCGCTGCCAGTGGCCCAGCTCGGGGTCCTGAGACAGGGCCCGCAAAGAGCGATACT
Above is a genomic segment from Cervus elaphus chromosome 2, mCerEla1.1, whole genome shotgun sequence containing:
- the LOC122677215 gene encoding collagen alpha-1(I) chain-like, translated to MAAGGQRPAQKHPGGGKELGSPRCPHQPCCLPELLSGCLPPHKPAGVTASHPRLGAPPPPLTAGVPAASPRPLPQREKKPSAPQALQRTARGAGARPLHRPPRSAARPAVPRKPGLARALRLPRAPPTPSSETGGPLRLARASSPDVSPEGKNPPKGLRPRQPRGPCCTPRPHTALPAFRRVGRPQYPALRLRREGRGGARAVGGRGGRARGAARREVAPPGDRCAAAPAGFPAGGSLGGLRPGLHSRAEAGPARRGAPFPFSGRGPRAERGKLPSPPQPRGARTEVSSGHGRSGPGPESVPAEPHPSQPRGSAVEEAPRLPQAPGSVLVPGSRKPPRTSADRSSDLHSPAAQTRGSRGREGGAAHLGQAGWCSKMSRAQPCGAAASWPGGRGQTGPTNPDSLCAPGTSWKFRRPQGHCGSSASPPKLFLFLQEARLDSCP